Genomic segment of Drosophila simulans strain w501 chromosome 2R, Prin_Dsim_3.1, whole genome shotgun sequence:
ATTTAGACATGGGCACaggtaaaatatatttgttctACTAAGGGGATATTTAACAGTTAAGTATACGAATATTGTCAGTTGATATCACAGCGACTTATGCTGATAAAATCTTCTGAATTCTATTGATGTCTTCAGAAAACTTTAATTTGGGGCTTAATCAATGTTGCAGATATGCCAATTGGCTGGGTCagcacaaaatacaaaatagttCCTGGGGGTCAATCAGGTGGGTGTAGAATTAAGTAAATATGTATTGGTTGCAGATTGCATCAAAACTCCGTTAGGCGGTGTTCATATAAAAATCGCCTACATTAGGTATACGCACACCAATGGACtgagtatatacatatgtacacttCAAGCGTTTGCATATATAgctgtatgtacatacatacatatgtatgtgtgtagtATATAACGGCGGCcgcatgtatatgtatgttataCATATGTGCACACGCAAAGCGTTCGCCTACTCCGCAGCCCGGACATCGTTTATCGATTTGCGAAAGGCAACAACACACAGCGACGGCAGCTACTACAAAAACAATCAACAGCAGCTACAACAGCACAGCTTTACCAGCGGCGGTAGGCCGCTCTCCCCCGCTCGCCACCCCCCCGCTCCGTCCAGCCAGCTAGCTGGCATAGACCATAGCCCATGGCCCGTAGCCCGCCCCCTTCCAGGCAACAACACCACAGACCCCCACAACACCCCACCCACTCTCTTTTTGCGGCACGGCTACACACAGCAGcgcatatacacacacacacacactgagaaGGAAcggcccacacacactcatacatacacacacgtacaGACTGGCAGCCAGGCCTTCGACGTCGAACGCCACAACGCCCAGCGACCCACTACCCGCCCGCCTCTCCACACCCTCCCTCTTTCCACTTCCCTCGCCCCCCACCATTCCActaaatgctgctgctgctgccactgatgcctttgttgttgttgttgttgttgttgctttccCTGCTGTTTGGGGGCTGGCTgttggtgatgatgatggtgattgtgatgatgatggcggtGATGATGACGTTTGGAACTGGCAAACCGGGAGCTGTGGGTGCCAGAGGGAGGGGGTGGCGATGTCTGAAGTGAGAGGGGAGGTTGGAGGGGGTAGAGCAAGAGCCGGCCGCCAGGACTTGTGCTGTGCCAAAAGAGTGAGTGAGAGAGGGAGCGAGGGGCACAGAGGCGGAGACGTCGCTGctgcgagtgcgagtgggGGCGGGCAGGGTGGTAGAAGGAGGGAACGAAGAGGTTGCGGAGGACGTGGAGAGGCAGGGAGAGGAGGCGAGACGagagaaaagcgaaaaaatacttataataaaagcaacaaaaaacccGCACAAGCTGAAGAGATACAAACGTACACACGCAGCCAAAgcgcacaagcacacacacacatacacacatacaggcgccgtcgtcgtcgcctGGCTAAATAttcgccagtgtgtgtgtgtttgtgtgttagTTTGGAAGGAGCCAAAGCGGTAGGTAAGTTAACTGGTCGTAGGttcgcaacaacaaaaccagagtcgcagcagcaccagcagcagcaaaagaaaaagaagaagagaaaGGGAAGCGAGCGCGGGGAACGGGGGGGTTGCTGAGGAACGCGGATCGATGGAGCCATTTGGCTGAACCAGAAGCGAGTCCAGCAGCAGGAAAGGGGGCCCAGCGGCCGACTGTTCGCGCTTAAAGAATTTAAGGCTAAAGTAGCATCAAGAAGAGATACTAaaggcattttatttttaagcaaaattAATTGGTTGCAAATATTACTGTGCTACGTACTTGCTTTCAAGATAACAGGGTATACGATAACTTGTTCGCAGATTTTTAGGGTACCCTCCACATGGTGCtccatgtacatatgtacatacgccCCTGAGCAGGCTCGCCCACTCTCCAATTTTGTACGTCCTGCTCCCCCTCCCTTGCTGCAACACTCAATTTCAAACAAACCTCTTGCGCTCTCTTCTCACATCTTTCACTCTCTCAAAAGCGGCTGTCCTAGCGGTACCAAAAGCTCTGCTGAGCCAAACTGATAAGGATAAGCAAAGATCACTCTCTTGAAGCTCTCTTTGCACAATTCTCAATCGTTATGATATCCTTTCGATATGCCATTGCTTATGCTGTGACCTTGAACTTGGCTGGACGAGACGGGCACGTGACAATCAACAGTTCCATCTtctgcattttaaaatgcatttaagcaGCTCTTGCAGCACATTTCGCCTGCCACAAAGTGCGGGCAGCATCGCAATTTTGTCGCGCTTGGGTTTCGTGtccacacatacatatgtatatatgtacacaaatacatacgtatgtacatacctAGCACTATAGTGCAACTAGCCCTCTGGTTGCTTTTTCTatgtggttgctgttgctgctttttccTTGTGGGCGGTTAACGCTCAAGCGGTGCGAACGCCCATGTTGCGCCCCTTCCCTGCCCACCCACCTCCGGCAGCTCTCTGTTTTTTCGTCATGATGAGCTTGCCTGGCTGCCTGcttgttcttgttcttcttTACACGTCCTCCAACGACGTTCGCTGTTGGGGCCccgcttttgctgttgctgttgctgtcgctggtgctgctgttgctggttgttgttggttcGGGCTGTCTATGcatgtatgtgtgagtgtgcgttcgtgtgtgagtgtgcgcgCGCGGCGGTAGGtgggggcggggcggggcaGGGCGAAGCAGGGGCGGTGCGGCCAGGGGGAGCGGTGGAGTGGGGAGCGTACTTGTGTGTGCATGCAGCTCTCGGCggcgtcgtcatcgtcgtcgtttCATTCAAGTGTCCAACGTTTGCCGGAGCGGTCGCACACAGAACGGTAGTCGGATAGTCGGACGGTTGGCAGATTCCGATTTTTGCGCTCGCTCTCCCTTCCgctctctcttgctctctcgCTCGCCCGCGCTCTCTCCTGCTGTGTACTGTTAGCAAGGAGGCGACCGAAAAATAAGAAGCTTGCCGAAACCGTTAGCAAAGCGCCGTTAGCATGAAGGATGTGAAAGTGGCGCGCGCAATTAGCGAGTCCTCGACTACGTCAGATAACACCTCCGATTTCATCGAGATCGTGAAGAAGTACGATGTGGTGTACAACAATCACAATCCGGATTACAAGAACGTTGAAGTGAAGCTGAAGGTGTGGACGCAAATCGCGGATGAGATAGGTCTTTCAGTGGGTAGGTAATAATTACAAGTAGCACCACCCCCTCGTCAGCCCGGCCCACCACCAAACCCCCTTCCACCCAGCATATAAGAAGGAGGCGCAGGAAATTGAATTACGTAGAACCCACGCACACTGCTGCACTGtatatacacatgtacatatatacaacctTTGTATATGTACCTGAAAGCGGCCAAACTCAAACCGCCCGGCCTGATATTTTTCGTACGCtggtacatatacatatgtatatagaaactgtacgtacatatgtgtgtgtgtgtgtgtcagttgGAGTGCGGTCGGCAAATTGCAGCGAgaagcagaaacaaaaaaaaataaaaggaaaacacacTGGCACgcagaaaaaacaaacaaaaacagtcgATGAGCGAAAACTGCGCGCTCTCTGATGctgagagagagagcgagaaagaTAGTGACCAGGCCGGAAGGGGGCGGTTGTGGGAGTGGGTAGGCGAGAgcttttcaaaacaaaaacattgcgCACGGCGTTGCCAGGTGCGAAACTGTTACCCAAAACAAGCAACCACCTGTGCTGcacattttaataattgtattgcctatataaatgatattttaacttttagtcaaatataaataatttttttatatcataCATTAGTTCTATTTTAAAGTGTATTCAGTCTTAATAGATCACCCTGTGTTCTTTCAACGCCGGCTTAATTTGGGATTGTTATTATGGAAGCAGAATTTAACTGCTTTTGAAGCATACTTCTAATTAAAGTCGTGGAAGATACTAAGCATCGCTTTGcttttatgtatgtacaataTACAAAACAAGTCTCATAATTCTCAGAAATGACATAAAcgtgtgtaaatatttatgtaaatctAATATAATGTCTTACCAgcaaataagttatattttgtaaatgctGTTGTCACTAGGAATCCctttttgaattgaattttagAATATCACGATTCTTATTCTCTTAATTGCGGATTTATATTCACAATATTGACGCGCAGCTCGCTTATTGCAACTTCTAATGACTTATATTAAAAACTCCAGTACGACTGCATTCGTTGGAAAAGTATTTCGTTGGTCATGAACGGCGGTCACACTGTccgaaatttgaatttcaaactTGACCCACTATACCCACTACAtgtaacaaaaaataaaataatatctaAATCTCTGTTGAAATATGCTTTAGGTAGCTGATAACGTATTGAGCCGCGTCCTTAGGAATTAGCAGTCCTGATAATAGAGTCAACGATAAATTTGTAAGATTGTCTTAGCTCAAAGCTTATTTTATCCTTAAACATTAAATACTGTctgaaaataatattcatCAATAAACTACCAATTTTGCAATGATCTGTACACCAAATGCATAGCTTTTCAACtactttgtatatatatacacatctAAACTTTTCatattgcatttgattttcagAGGCCTccaaacggaaatggaaaaatttaaGGGACAGTTATACAAAGTATCTTCGCTCGTTTCGCGTCGGCACAAAGACGTCCAAGAAGTACCAGTACTGGGCCCATGCGGATCACATGGATTTCCTAAAGCCCTTCCAGGGACCAGGCAGGTGAGTACTCCACATTGCAGCTCATTTGTATAATCGCCGAACTGATCCTCTGACATGTTTTAGGAACTCCgcgaatggcaatggaaaatcCAACGACGAGGACGACACAGAATGTGATTTTGGCTACCAAGTTTTGGCCAAGGCGGCCAGCAATGGAGGCGAGGATGAACTGAAGATAACCATTGCCACTGCATCGGCTGGTTGTTCATCCATGGGGACGCACACGGTTAATACCTATACTACCGCATTGAGCAGTACTTCGGCGTCCGGCATAACATCAAGCTTGGGcgcggccacgcccccgaaTATGATCTCTCCAGGCAGCAATTTGGGCGGAACAGGAGGAGGTTCAGGGTCCGTGGGACCGCAAATCcacaacagcaatagcaacggCAGTGCCACCGGAAGTCTAAACTGTGCTGCAGTGGCACCGCTCAGTTCGATGACTCCACCTGCCACCAGTGGCAGCAATTCCGCCGTAGTCCTGCCCCTGCCCATCTCACCCGCATCCTCAGCCgctgccgcagctgctgctgtcagCAAGGCCAATGCAAATGCGCTGGCCTCTCTGGCTAACCATCTGCCCATGGGCTTGGGCGTGAGCGGACTGGCCCAGCAGATGTTCCCGCTGGCCACGCTCAAGGCGGCGGCAGTGGCTGCTGGTCTTCCCCTGCCACCCACGATCACGCCGCCTGGTTGCAGCACCGGAAGCGCAACCAACAGCAATGTCGGTTGTCTGATCATCGAGCCGCATCTCTTTGCGGCGGCGGACAACTTCAAGAAGGAACTGACAgcggctgcggctgctggaGCACCTCTGGGATTGTTCCAGAACCTGGCCAACCAAGTGCAGAACGCCAATCGCTTGAATGGCAGCTGTCCGAGCTTACCCATGGGGAATCCCactcctccgccgccaccgccagcTCCATCAGCCTCCAAAGTGCGAAGGGTACAACCATCGCCGCAGACCACGGCCATCAACCTAAGTTGCTCGGGAGGAAATTCCGGACAAACGCAGCCGCAGCAGTCAATGCAAATGCCACAAattcaacagcaacaacagccgtCGCCCGCCAAAACGCGTAAGATTTGCGATCCGCGTTTTCCCAGCGATTGGGACGTCTCTGCCGTGCTGCAGGCCAACAGAGAACTCGACGCAAACACTCTATTCTTCTTGAGTCTGGCACGGCAGGTGCGAGCTATGCCCATGAAATTTCAGTCGCTCGCCAAGATGCGTTGCATGCGAATCGTCAGTGATTTGGAGCTAGAGCTGGAGAACTTTGATTGCAACGGGGGTGCGCCACCGCCGGATGATtcaggcggaggaggagctgggaATCTTAAGTACTGCAGCATAGATactccgccaccgccgccgcagGATGGATCCGTGGTCATACCCCCGCCGCCAGTCGGCCCCGAGGGCTCCACGGAGCACTTTGTGTATGTGATGTCGCCGTCGCGTGTGGAGAGCATGATAGACATCTCCTCCGACGAGGAGGCGACCATGAACGGAGCGCCCTCCACGGGCCAGGTTTAAGCGTATTCGTACAAGTTATctctaaattaaaattaaattaatctCAGCTAGGTTCCTTCGGTTGGTCTTTCAATCAGTTTATTTTGGAGCGGCGGGTGATCCGATGCTTAGGTGTacaaaatgtggaaaaatcTCTGGGACCCGGCAATTTGATGGTACATGACTTTAGTGCGAATGAATTTCATTCAAAATCTCGATGACGAAGGCATCCTCTACTTAGGACTGCACCTTGCCCTTGGTGGTGAAGGCGAAGTAGGCGAATCCGCCGACTAAGAAGGCGGCCAGAAGCTCAGCCTTGATCCAGGGACCCTTGTAGGCACCCTTGGTGGGCACGGAAATGTCGAGCAGCGACTTCACCGATGAAACCTTGTCGCCATCGCGCTGAGCCTTGCGCACATTGGCATAGCCGTCCTCGTCGAAGAGACGCACCTGAAcattgccgctgctgccctGCTTGATATCCTCCACCCAGCTCACCTAGTGCGGAACAGAGATTAGCCTTTGCACAAAAGCTGACGCGGCTACTACTGGCTCACCTGGTACTTGTTGTCGCCCACCTTGGCCACCGGCACCACCTTGCCGCAGGGGAACTCGGCGAACAGGCTGGCGGGAGCGGCTCCGCTGCACTGCAGCGTGAACTCACCCACATGGGCCAGCTGGGTCAGAATCGTGGCATCCTGGGTGCTGAAGGAGCTCACGGTGGCCTTGCAGCTTCCGTAGACGCCGGACGCACAAACGGCGGCAATCAGGCAAATGGCGAACAGTTGACGGGACATCTTTCTCAAGTTATGAGGTGGTTTTTATTTAGTAATCAGTGGAATTAGGCGGAACTCTACGGCTATCCAACTCGGCGACCAGCGACTTTCTTTCTCTCTGCAAGCGAACGCCACGACAGCACCGTACATACGTCACGTCACTTGACAGCTACGAAAATTGCCGAAGTCGTTCCAGGACGATGGTCACACTGGTCGTGGCCAGGGCTGGAAGCACTCAGTCAAGAATAGCTACAAAATAGCTAGTATCCCGTGTTAAATGTTTCCGATTTTTTACTTGTAACTGAAAATACTGTTTGAGATAGaggttttaaatgttttaaaaacgTTTATCCACACCTTTCTTATACCTATGTGAAATCTATATGTTAAGATAGCTCAAGAAATGTTAAGTTAAGGAGagatttctgtttgttgtttgaaTATATTAGTAATTACTACGtatatgtaaacaaaatatataaaattccTGTTTGCCGTTTAAAAGTATTAAGAATTAGTACttatacataaaaaatatatacaaatatggCAAATTTCAGTAAATGAAAtcttttataataaaatctgTAGGTTTAATTTCCTCCCATATCAATTCAATTTCTATGGATTTCAAAACCACTGAAAtatctaattttaaaataaaaaaaaagtacattaaagtttaatttaaagaaataaaattaaaatcatataTTCAAATTGGAATGACAATTTATACTTGATTAGCGGGTTAAATCTCTGTAGTCTCATTTTGATTGAAAGAGTGAAGttcatattaaattatatattacatttatttgtacatatattatacatttaaacaaaattggAATGTTTCAAGCAAAAATTTCTCAGCTACGATCGAGTACCGAATGCAATTCATCAGTTTGGAGGATGCTGCTTCAGATCGCTATGGTCGATATAGAAGTCGAGACATAAGGTCatcaatttcaaaaatattgaaatgaaactAGCATCATATCAAACCGAACTTTTATCAGATTGgtggctttatttttatttcggcaAATTCATAAAGTTCCTTTTTGAAAACGATTTTGAGGCGATTACTTTTGCAATACATTTACGTGGGGCTGACTTTGAAATATGTAAGTATCTATTTCATTTAAAGTCAATAGATAAAGTCCAGGCCGTTCCAGTCACAGTAATTTCGTACCGACTGCActtctaattaaaataagttttcgTCTGACAGTTTTGCTATGGTACCGTTCTGTGATCGGTTACGACTTAGTCCAATATTTATGGCACTTCGATTGCAATTGATTTCGAATTGCAGCAGTCAGAGGAAGCGAGAGTCCTGTCCAAACGGCAGGGAGTCTTCAAAGTCGGGCCATAAGCATTGAGTATTGACTGGTGGCAGTGATTAATGCCCATCCAACTCGAATGGGGCTTTCAGCTTTGTTTTAAGTACATTTTATTGGCAATCGGAAAATCGGATACTATCGTACAAATACTTTGGCTAACAGGCATACGAGTGTATGTGGCTGTGACCTTGAAGTGGGCCtgatttggttttgcttttttttcggttttatgccattttgtgtttgtgtttgccgcCACCGCTCGACTCGGCTCCACCATTCTGCTATGTTCGTTACTTTCCTTTGATTGCCACCGCGCACGGAACTTTTCCACCGAACTTTGCATGTCTTTGATGAATTTGAAATTGTCACAAATGTGAAAGTTTTTCACTTGCCATCCCATCCGGTGCCCAtccgcagatacagatactcatACTAATATCCGCATTGTGACAACAACTGAATTTGCATCTAACATTTCGCTGACATTGAGCGACTTGTACGCATTTCTCCTTCCTCCTCTCAACTTCTTcctttttcctgctttttttttttttggccactatattcattcattcatggCCGGATTTGCATATTGCCAAAAAATGCCGTAATCCTTTCGATTAAGAGGCGTTCGGTGGGTGGTCcgcaaatgaaaacaaaagttcgTGCGGGTTCATTGAGTCGCAGTCGAAAACTTGCCAGACCCACCGAAATTGCACGTGTCTTTGGGGGCAGGAGTGGGTTGATCCGGGGTTGGCAGGTGGATCGACGGATGCATTGCGCAAAATTAAGTGCACTCTGAACGGAAACTAAATTGGTACTTAGATTGCCAACATAGAAACAGGCCAAGTTTTGgcattgtatatttattttcatagtATTTTAAGAGCTCAAGGTACccatttcattaaaatattatactAAGTTAATACTAGTACTAAGTCTAAGTTTTTTTAAAGGTTTTttcatataaaaaacaaaacaattattaacaGGAAACATTTATTAATCGAGCACAATAGCTCAATTgccttaaaatatatatttttttaatttttcctaGATCTATCCCAATTCTTTCAGTGTATTTCGGTGTATGGTTGTCTGACGTGTGGGTGTGAGCAGGAAATGGAACAAAGAACCGAACTCTAAGGAGAGCCTGAGCCAGCATAACAGGCGACTCCTTGCCAACGTTGCGATTTTGTTGATTGTTTGTTGGCAACATAAACGAAGCCCcctccaaaacaaaaaaaaaccgattccgattccgattccggtTCGGAGTCCGAAATTCTTCATTCACAAAACGCAGTCGGTGCAGGGCATTCGAGCCAAGTGGACGTGGAAGCCACCTCGATCTCGGCCAGACGGGGATCGCATTTGCAAAGTGGCTTTCGCTTTCGTGACGGATCACGGTTTACGGTTGGCGGCTCGTTGGTGCCTCGCTCGTGGGTTTCCATTTCAGAGCGTCTGCTTTGTTGACAAAGTTATTGCCTCCGGCTTAATGACTTGGTAATTGATTTGCATTCGATGTGCCACATTGATTGGCAATCGAAACGTAAGGCACCCCTCTTGCAACTCCGGCCCAGAAGCTCTTCACCATCGAGGGCCCACTCCATTCCGGTAACCGCTCATTGTCACCGTTGCTAATCAAGGTTATCAAGGATAAACTGGCTGTCACCATGTCGCTGTCTGTGGCCAGCCGTCGTCGCCTCCAGACGACAAACGCTGCATCGTCCGTGGTGAACCCATCCTCATCCACTTCCGGCGGGCGCTATCACCTGCCGCTGTCCGTGCGGAAGCAGCACTCCTTCATCGAGCCCACGTCCAGATTCTCGACGCAGCAGAGGGGCTACCTCTCCAGAGGTCTTTCCGTGGGCCGATCCATCGAGAACATCCGTCAGAAGCTCTATCCCGTGGGCAGGCAGGCGTCTCTGGCCGTCGAGGAGACCACGCCGCGTACTGCACCACGCATCACAGCGTCACAGGTGCAGGGCTTACGGCTAAGGGACAGAAGTCTGGTGGCCTGGTCTTCCACTTCGTCATTGCTAAAGGACCAGGAGCCGGAACGGGCTGCACAGGTGGAACAGCCCGAGGACAAGATGTGAGTACTGTAACTAGATGATATGATAATGATATGCAGAATATGAATAGGAACTTGTAGCTTTAGCTaactaaactaactaaaaGATTATTTCTAAAGGCAAGGGTTAGTTTAAATTAGCTAAGACATTCCTAAAGTGTCGAAAGGGTCATAAGCTACATTTGGTGGATTGTCGCACCTATGGAAACCCACCGGGGATCCCATTGTTTGACCTTGCTGCTAGCAAGTCGGGTGCGTATTGGGTACCACTCACTGcatgcgtatacgtaataagCCCCATGAATCCGGCCGTAAATGCTGTCCTGATATcatctatataaatatgccGAAAGTGACACTTTCGATATGGGCGTCGCGTCAAGTTGTGTGTGCAATTTGCATGCTTCACGCCCAAATCAAACGTCTAAAGTTTTATGTTCCAGTGCATAACACACGCTAGACATGCTCGAGGTAAGGAGCCAATGGGAGGAGCCGGCGACTCCCACGCAAAACAGCGACCCACCGCCTGGCGGCACACTTAAGTCGATCATTGGCTCGAAACGCTGACAAGATAGCTGGctgaaaagcggaaaacttgCCTGATAGCAGCGACGGCGGGTTCAACGGCCGCCAGATTCGTCGACTCACTTTCATCGGGCCGGCTTTTCGGGCGCCAATTGGCAACGTAATTGACATGGTTTCCTTTCACCCGTGCCCGGTGGGTGTGGCGGAACCCAACACCCAAGTTAATTTCTATTTCTGTGCCTTGCATGATTCGGAATCGAGAACAGCATAAATTGCCCCGCAACTAATGCcaaataatttgatttaaatttagccGGGTGGCGGGAGTAGGTCACTCGaaactttccattttcatttcccatttcccactttCCTCATGCCTTTCCAcatgcatttccatttccatttcgatttcgatatcCCCAAACGTTACATTCTGTAGCTCCTATTTTCATTATCCGTTTGCAGCAGCGCCAAGGCGGACAAGAATCGCATTAATCTGAACATAGTGCTGTCGCAGACCATAAGGGCCACCAACGAGAGAGAGCAGGAACCGGAACCGGAAGTGGACGCGGACCTGGAAGCGGAGCGAGCCAGCGACATCGAGGGCAGCCATCCGGTGGAGAACCCGGACATCCAATTGAGCATCTCGCCGGCTCTGACCGTCCAGAGGCGTCCGCCTTTGGTGCGTGCTATGTCCGCTCCGGTCCGTGGACTGGACGAGAGCAGCAAGGGCGTCATAGCCGCCAGCAAGCGCAGCCAGCAGAAGTTGCGCCGACGCAAGATCTTCACGAGAACGCCCTCGTCCTCCGTACCGCTCGATGTCATCGGGGATCATTCTACGTCCTCCGTCGCCGGAAACGCCTCCAAGAAGGCTTTGAATCGGGCGCGCAGCGTCGTTGCCCCCGATGTGATTACCCTGGTATCCCTGTTGAGTTCCGAGGGCAGCGACTCCGAGCGGGAGGATAACAGTTCAGTGGCGGTATCGTCGCCGCCAACTGGCGGATCGGAAAAACAAACATCGGGCGCCTCGCAGCGAAGGGCGCCTTTGTTGAGGAAGACGGGCAAATCGGGTAAGTGCCAAGATCTGCTTTGCCAACCGGTTGGGGATCGGGTTAAAATCTGGCCATTTCAAGGTCTATAAACTAACCAATTTCAACTAAAGACTCTAAAACCATTGAAACCGAACTAAAGCTTTCTGGCAGTCTCGTTTCAAGACAGCTATCCGCCCACCTTCCAACTGGCCTCCAAGGAGTACTCGCACATGATACGCCGAGGATCGATAGCACCTCTGGCAGCCCGAATCCGAGCCAATCGACCGCCCACGGCGCCGCCAGTTTCCATTTTTCTGACCGACGTCCAGGCCAAAATGGACCAGCAGCCGAAGAAGGAGGGTGGAGGTGACCCACCCGTTGCCACCTTGTCGCCGGACGAGGCCAAGAaggagaacaacaacaatgcggcCAACTGCGAGGACCAACAGCCGCAGCCGGATCACAACTATCCGGCGTATGTGCGCAGTCTGAAGGAACGCGAGTGCTGGAAGTTGCACCAGAAGATGGGCGCCAAGGGCGTCAGTGTGAGCTATGAAACGGTGTTGAGGGGTATGCTCACGCCCACGGAGTTCCGGCACTTCCAAaagcagcgggagcaggaggaggccCGGGTACTCGAGGAGGCGGAGGCTGCCGAagcggctgctgcagccgcAATCCTCGAGAGCGGCGAAAAGGAGGGTCGCAAGCCACCAGTCACGGCCATCGAACGCCTCTCCGAAGCTCTGCTCCAGAGCAAGTAGGGAACTGACGGATGGGAAACCAAGTTCCAGTTCCATGGAACCCGAccattaaattgcatttgcccCTAGAGGatgtagtagtagtagtggAGCACTCGTTAAAACGCAATCGCACCCCGCTGAGACACCATATCGGCGTCCACCCGTAGTTCTAGATGGTACCGTACCAAACCGTAGATCCATTGAA
This window contains:
- the LOC6733992 gene encoding uncharacterized protein LOC6733992 isoform X1, with the translated sequence MKDVKVARAISESSTTSDNTSDFIEIVKKYDVVYNNHNPDYKNVEVKLKVWTQIADEIGLSVEASKRKWKNLRDSYTKYLRSFRVGTKTSKKYQYWAHADHMDFLKPFQGPGRNSANGNGKSNDEDDTECDFGYQVLAKAASNGGEDELKITIATASAGCSSMGTHTVNTYTTALSSTSASGITSSLGAATPPNMISPGSNLGGTGGGSGSVGPQIHNSNSNGSATGSLNCAAVAPLSSMTPPATSGSNSAVVLPLPISPASSAAAAAAAVSKANANALASLANHLPMGLGVSGLAQQMFPLATLKAAAVAAGLPLPPTITPPGCSTGSATNSNVGCLIIEPHLFAAADNFKKELTAAAAAGAPLGLFQNLANQVQNANRLNGSCPSLPMGNPTPPPPPPAPSASKVRRVQPSPQTTAINLSCSGGNSGQTQPQQSMQMPQIQQQQQPSPAKTRKICDPRFPSDWDVSAVLQANRELDANTLFFLSLARQVRAMPMKFQSLAKMRCMRIVSDLELELENFDCNGGAPPPDDSGGGGAGNLKYCSIDTPPPPPQDGSVVIPPPPVGPEGSTEHFVYVMSPSRVESMIDISSDEEATMNGAPSTGQV
- the LOC6733992 gene encoding uncharacterized protein LOC6733992 isoform X2, whose amino-acid sequence is MDFLKPFQGPGRNSANGNGKSNDEDDTECDFGYQVLAKAASNGGEDELKITIATASAGCSSMGTHTVNTYTTALSSTSASGITSSLGAATPPNMISPGSNLGGTGGGSGSVGPQIHNSNSNGSATGSLNCAAVAPLSSMTPPATSGSNSAVVLPLPISPASSAAAAAAAVSKANANALASLANHLPMGLGVSGLAQQMFPLATLKAAAVAAGLPLPPTITPPGCSTGSATNSNVGCLIIEPHLFAAADNFKKELTAAAAAGAPLGLFQNLANQVQNANRLNGSCPSLPMGNPTPPPPPPAPSASKVRRVQPSPQTTAINLSCSGGNSGQTQPQQSMQMPQIQQQQQPSPAKTRKICDPRFPSDWDVSAVLQANRELDANTLFFLSLARQVRAMPMKFQSLAKMRCMRIVSDLELELENFDCNGGAPPPDDSGGGGAGNLKYCSIDTPPPPPQDGSVVIPPPPVGPEGSTEHFVYVMSPSRVESMIDISSDEEATMNGAPSTGQV
- the LOC6733993 gene encoding translocon-associated protein subunit delta, yielding MSRQLFAICLIAAVCASGVYGSCKATVSSFSTQDATILTQLAHVGEFTLQCSGAAPASLFAEFPCGKVVPVAKVGDNKYQVSWVEDIKQGSSGNVQVRLFDEDGYANVRKAQRDGDKVSSVKSLLDISVPTKGAYKGPWIKAELLAAFLVGGFAYFAFTTKGKVQS
- the LOC6733994 gene encoding uncharacterized protein LOC6733994 isoform X1 — translated: MSLSVASRRRLQTTNAASSVVNPSSSTSGGRYHLPLSVRKQHSFIEPTSRFSTQQRGYLSRGLSVGRSIENIRQKLYPVGRQASLAVEETTPRTAPRITASQVQGLRLRDRSLVAWSSTSSLLKDQEPERAAQVEQPEDKISAKADKNRINLNIVLSQTIRATNEREQEPEPEVDADLEAERASDIEGSHPVENPDIQLSISPALTVQRRPPLVRAMSAPVRGLDESSKGVIAASKRSQQKLRRRKIFTRTPSSSVPLDVIGDHSTSSVAGNASKKALNRARSVVAPDVITLVSLLSSEGSDSEREDNSSVAVSSPPTGGSEKQTSGASQRRAPLLRKTGKSVSFQDSYPPTFQLASKEYSHMIRRGSIAPLAARIRANRPPTAPPVSIFLTDVQAKMDQQPKKEGGGDPPVATLSPDEAKKENNNNAANCEDQQPQPDHNYPAYVRSLKERECWKLHQKMGAKGVSVSYETVLRGMLTPTEFRHFQKQREQEEARVLEEAEAAEAAAAAAILESGEKEGRKPPVTAIERLSEALLQSK
- the LOC6733994 gene encoding uncharacterized protein LOC6733994 isoform X2: MSLSVASRRRLQTTNAASSVVNPSSSTSGGRYHLPLSVRKQHSFIEPTSRFSTQQRGYLSRGLSVGRSIENIRQKLYPVGRQASLAVEETTPRTAPRITASQVQGLRLRDRSLVAWSSTSSLLKDQEPERAAQVEQPEDKISAKADKNRINLNIVLSQTIRATNEREQEPEPEVDADLEAERASDIEGSHPVENPDIQLSISPALTVQRRPPLVRAMSAPVRGLDESSKGVIAASKRSQQKLRRRKIFTRTPSSSVPLDVIGDHSTSSVAGNASKKALNRARSVVAPDVITLVSLLSSEGSDSEREDNSSVAVSSPPTGGSEKQTSGASQRRAPLLRKTGKSDSYPPTFQLASKEYSHMIRRGSIAPLAARIRANRPPTAPPVSIFLTDVQAKMDQQPKKEGGGDPPVATLSPDEAKKENNNNAANCEDQQPQPDHNYPAYVRSLKERECWKLHQKMGAKGVSVSYETVLRGMLTPTEFRHFQKQREQEEARVLEEAEAAEAAAAAAILESGEKEGRKPPVTAIERLSEALLQSK